The following are from one region of the Bacillus methanolicus MGA3 genome:
- a CDS encoding APC family permease: MEKEINLKKNLGFFVSTSIVIGTVIGSGIFMKPGIVLASTGNSTMAILAWIIGGIITLASGLTIAEVSVKIPKTGGLYAYLEEVYGKLWGFLCGWVQTIIYGPAVIGALGLYFGSLLAGFFGFAESSKIIIGIITVIFLGILNILGTQFGGFIQGLSTIGKLIPIVLIALFGIWQGEFPVLNMGSGISHEISMGGAVLATLWAYDGWMNVGFMAGEMKNPAKTLPIAIISGIMVVIIAYLTVNIAMFHVLPASQIVKLGPNAAEAAATKLFGDMGGKLLTIGILISIFGCLNGKVLTFPRIPFAMAEDGFLPASRSISWIHPKFKTPVGATISQMIIAILMMTLGNPDRLSDIAIFTVFSFYGLAFYAVFLLRKNKTENHLYKVPLYPITPIIAILGSIYIVGSAMLNSPIDALISLCITLVGLPFYWKAKSKTQAKTIAKAS, from the coding sequence ATGGAAAAAGAAATCAATTTAAAGAAAAATCTAGGGTTTTTTGTCTCAACCTCCATAGTTATCGGTACGGTAATCGGTTCAGGAATTTTTATGAAACCAGGAATTGTATTGGCTTCAACCGGAAATTCTACCATGGCTATCTTAGCTTGGATAATTGGCGGTATTATTACTCTTGCAAGCGGATTGACGATAGCGGAGGTTAGTGTCAAAATTCCCAAAACAGGCGGATTATATGCTTATTTAGAAGAAGTATACGGAAAACTTTGGGGATTTTTATGCGGATGGGTTCAAACCATTATTTATGGCCCGGCTGTAATTGGGGCTCTCGGATTATACTTTGGCTCTCTACTTGCTGGATTTTTTGGCTTTGCAGAAAGCAGTAAAATAATCATCGGCATTATTACAGTTATTTTCCTTGGTATATTAAACATTTTAGGAACCCAGTTTGGGGGTTTTATTCAAGGCTTATCTACGATCGGGAAGCTTATACCTATCGTTCTGATAGCTTTATTCGGTATTTGGCAAGGAGAATTTCCTGTTCTAAATATGGGAAGTGGAATTTCTCATGAAATCAGTATGGGTGGTGCTGTTTTGGCAACCCTTTGGGCTTATGACGGCTGGATGAATGTTGGATTTATGGCGGGTGAAATGAAAAACCCTGCGAAAACGCTTCCAATAGCCATTATTTCAGGAATCATGGTTGTAATTATTGCCTATTTAACTGTAAATATTGCCATGTTTCATGTATTGCCGGCAAGTCAGATCGTCAAACTTGGACCAAATGCGGCAGAAGCTGCAGCTACTAAGCTATTTGGGGATATGGGTGGAAAACTTCTGACAATTGGTATTCTAATATCTATTTTTGGTTGTCTAAATGGGAAAGTTCTTACCTTCCCGAGAATTCCTTTCGCAATGGCTGAAGACGGATTTCTCCCTGCTTCAAGATCAATATCTTGGATACACCCTAAATTTAAAACCCCTGTTGGGGCGACGATTTCTCAAATGATCATTGCAATATTGATGATGACGTTAGGCAACCCTGACCGTCTTTCTGATATTGCCATTTTTACAGTCTTTTCATTTTATGGATTAGCCTTTTATGCTGTTTTCTTGCTTCGCAAAAATAAAACAGAAAATCATCTATATAAAGTGCCTTTGTATCCGATTACACCAATCATAGCGATTCTTGGTTCGATTTACATTGTAGGTAGTGCAATGTTAAATAGTCCGATTGATGCACTAATATCCTTGTGTATTACTTTAGTCGGTCTTCCATTTTATTGGAAAGCAAAATCGAAAACTCAGGCAAAAACAATAGCAAAAGCCAGTTAA
- a CDS encoding spore coat protein, which produces MANQQGQMHQNMQTGNIPQQLNHGGHEVFDVHEVLSGSIGALNTYTLLRQFVKDPELADIMDRQYRFLQDEYNITLECFKTGTDPSKPTQSYKMKQGNDFVYGIKPSQPKKPIQSASEINEEIVSGFLLGALKSMASMKTMAALETTNPVVRRVLADSVPNCIEMAYEINIYQNKHHYYQIPQLAQQDMQQFLNSFAPAQGQPPMQNNQMTH; this is translated from the coding sequence GTGGCGAATCAACAAGGCCAAATGCATCAAAATATGCAAACAGGAAATATTCCCCAACAACTAAATCATGGAGGACATGAAGTATTTGATGTCCATGAAGTTTTATCAGGATCTATTGGTGCTTTAAACACATACACATTATTGCGCCAATTTGTAAAAGACCCAGAATTAGCAGATATAATGGATCGCCAATATCGTTTCTTACAAGATGAATACAACATAACATTAGAATGTTTCAAAACTGGAACAGATCCATCTAAACCAACACAAAGCTATAAAATGAAGCAGGGGAATGATTTCGTATACGGTATAAAACCTTCCCAACCAAAAAAACCGATACAGTCTGCTTCAGAAATAAATGAAGAAATCGTTTCAGGCTTTTTACTTGGAGCTTTAAAATCGATGGCTTCAATGAAAACAATGGCTGCACTGGAAACAACGAATCCGGTTGTTCGCAGAGTTCTGGCTGACTCAGTGCCAAACTGTATTGAAATGGCTTATGAAATTAACATATATCAAAACAAACATCATTACTATCAAATACCGCAGCTTGCCCAGCAAGACATGCAGCAATTTTTAAACTCCTTTGCACCTGCTCAAGGCCAGCCACCGATGCAAAACAATCAAATGACTCATTAA
- a CDS encoding DUF2238 domain-containing protein, producing the protein MGKEKFKAIHIFLLLAVIGVFIWSAIKPAGYLTWIMEVLPAVVVLIIVISTYNKFRLTTLSYVIIAILSILMFVGGHYTYAKVPLFNWIKDHFDFKRNHYDRFGHFLKGLIAIVIREILLRKTPLTNGPWLIGIILSISLAIGALYEIIEWLVSKISHGGKAAKDFLGTQGDIWDTQWDMLLTFIGSILALVIFSKLHDKLIKKNNSKI; encoded by the coding sequence ATGGGAAAAGAAAAATTTAAAGCGATTCATATTTTTTTATTATTGGCAGTTATTGGAGTTTTTATATGGTCAGCGATCAAGCCCGCAGGATACCTTACATGGATTATGGAGGTACTTCCCGCAGTTGTCGTTCTAATCATTGTTATTTCAACATACAATAAGTTTCGCCTAACAACGTTGTCTTATGTCATTATTGCGATCCTTTCAATTTTGATGTTTGTTGGCGGCCATTACACATATGCTAAGGTTCCCCTGTTTAATTGGATAAAAGACCATTTTGATTTCAAGCGCAACCACTATGATCGATTTGGGCATTTTTTAAAGGGTTTGATTGCGATTGTCATTCGAGAAATATTGTTGCGAAAAACTCCGCTTACAAATGGACCATGGCTTATTGGCATCATTTTATCAATTTCATTGGCAATTGGAGCTTTGTATGAAATTATTGAATGGTTAGTTTCAAAAATCTCACATGGCGGAAAAGCGGCTAAAGACTTTTTAGGCACTCAAGGTGATATTTGGGATACCCAGTGGGATATGCTCTTAACATTTATTGGGTCCATTCTTGCGCTCGTCATCTTTTCGAAATTGCATGATAAGCTCATAAAAAAGAATAATAGTAAAATTTAG
- the glsA gene encoding glutaminase A, producing the protein MPCQSSEKLNEVVIEAKKFTKYGKVADYIPALKKANPNDLSVAIYQPDGTCISAGDIKKKFTLQSISKVITLALALIDCGEKFVFKKVGYEPTGDPFNSIVKLELNNPSKPLNPMINAGALAVTHMIKGHSIEDRFIRILTFVQELAGNSNVAYSQEVAKSEFESSFLNRSLCYFMKQHGIINEDVEELLDLYTKQCAIEMDCLDLARIGLVFAMNGVEPTTKKRIMPAEVARICKTFMVTCGMYNASGEFAVRVGIPAKSGVSGGIIGAIPHRFGLGIFGPALDEKGNSIAGLKLLEILSTKYSLSMF; encoded by the coding sequence ATGCCTTGTCAATCAAGCGAAAAATTAAACGAAGTCGTGATAGAAGCGAAAAAGTTTACAAAATACGGAAAAGTCGCTGATTATATCCCTGCTTTAAAAAAAGCAAATCCTAATGATTTATCTGTAGCCATTTATCAACCAGATGGAACATGTATATCGGCAGGAGATATCAAAAAGAAATTTACATTGCAAAGCATTTCTAAAGTGATAACACTTGCTTTAGCACTAATCGATTGCGGAGAAAAATTTGTATTTAAAAAGGTAGGGTACGAACCTACAGGAGATCCTTTCAATTCGATCGTAAAGCTTGAATTAAATAATCCTTCCAAGCCGTTAAATCCAATGATTAATGCAGGAGCATTGGCAGTTACTCATATGATTAAGGGACACTCGATTGAGGATCGATTTATACGTATTCTGACATTTGTTCAGGAATTGGCGGGCAATTCAAATGTTGCATATTCACAGGAAGTTGCGAAGTCGGAGTTTGAATCTTCCTTTCTTAACCGGTCCCTTTGCTATTTTATGAAGCAGCACGGAATCATCAATGAGGATGTGGAAGAACTTTTGGACCTTTATACAAAACAATGCGCAATTGAAATGGACTGTTTGGACTTAGCGAGAATAGGCCTCGTATTCGCAATGAATGGAGTTGAACCGACGACAAAGAAAAGAATCATGCCTGCAGAAGTGGCAAGAATTTGCAAGACTTTTATGGTTACATGCGGAATGTATAATGCTTCAGGGGAGTTTGCCGTTAGGGTTGGAATCCCTGCAAAAAGCGGAGTTTCAGGCGGTATTATAGGTGCGATTCCCCATCGTTTTGGATTAGGTATATTTGGACCTGCTCTCGATGAAAAAGGAAACAGTATAGCAGGATTAAAATTGTTGGAGATCTTATCCACAAAATATTCTTTAAGTATGTTTTAA
- the bioB gene encoding biotin synthase BioB, with translation MGNWKQLALSVLDGHELTNDEALSILNCPDEELLELLQSAYTIRHHYYGNKVKLNMIINAKSGLCPENCGYCSQSSVSTASIEKYPLIDKESILKGAEQAHQLNVGTYCIVASGRGPSNREVDHIVSAVKEIKEKYNLKICACLGLLKPEQAKKLKEAGVDRYNHNINTSENHYEAITTSHTYQDRVNTVKLIKEAGISPCSGVIVGMKETKQDIIDMARSLRALDADSIPVNFLHAIPGTPLEGVDELNPRYCLKVLCLMRFINPTKEIRISGGREVNLRSLQPLGLYPANSIFVGDYLTTAGQESTADHQMLEDLGFEIDFVKEEISTFK, from the coding sequence ATGGGGAATTGGAAACAGCTTGCATTAAGCGTTTTAGATGGGCACGAATTAACTAACGATGAGGCATTATCTATTTTAAACTGTCCTGATGAAGAACTCCTTGAATTGCTGCAAAGTGCTTATACGATTCGTCATCATTATTATGGTAATAAAGTAAAATTAAATATGATAATTAACGCCAAATCCGGTCTTTGCCCGGAAAACTGCGGTTATTGTTCCCAGTCCAGTGTTTCAACAGCGTCGATTGAGAAATATCCACTAATTGACAAAGAATCTATTTTAAAAGGCGCTGAGCAGGCCCATCAACTAAATGTCGGGACATACTGTATTGTAGCCAGCGGAAGAGGTCCGAGCAATAGAGAGGTTGACCACATCGTATCTGCAGTAAAGGAAATTAAGGAAAAATACAATCTAAAAATTTGTGCCTGTCTTGGATTGTTAAAGCCAGAGCAAGCAAAAAAACTGAAGGAAGCTGGTGTGGACCGCTACAATCACAATATTAACACTTCTGAAAACCACTATGAAGCAATTACGACTTCTCATACATACCAGGACAGAGTCAATACCGTGAAACTGATAAAAGAAGCGGGTATTTCCCCTTGTTCGGGCGTCATCGTCGGAATGAAGGAGACAAAGCAGGACATTATTGATATGGCAAGAAGCTTAAGAGCTTTAGATGCCGACTCAATACCTGTTAACTTTCTTCACGCAATACCCGGAACACCGCTAGAAGGGGTTGATGAACTTAATCCTAGATACTGTCTGAAAGTTCTCTGCCTCATGCGTTTCATTAATCCAACAAAAGAAATACGCATTTCAGGCGGTAGAGAAGTTAACTTGCGAAGCCTGCAGCCGCTGGGATTATACCCTGCTAACTCTATATTTGTCGGAGACTACTTGACTACTGCAGGACAGGAAAGCACTGCAGATCACCAAATGCTTGAGGATCTCGGATTTGAGATTGATTTTGTGAAAGAAGAAATTAGTACATTTAAGTGA
- a CDS encoding OsmC family protein has translation MKTTLSWTGQLAFSGITPSGHEIKIDAAEEIGGQNSGARPMELLLQAIAGCTGIDIIMILQKMRLNPTSFHLEVEGTRAEDHPRRYTDIHIHYALEGELPEDKVIRAIQLSKDKYCSVSQSLNANITASYSINGVSGKQHI, from the coding sequence ATGAAAACAACGTTATCATGGACAGGACAATTGGCTTTTTCCGGAATTACTCCATCAGGACATGAAATCAAAATAGATGCTGCAGAGGAAATCGGGGGGCAAAATAGTGGAGCAAGACCTATGGAATTGCTTTTACAAGCAATTGCAGGGTGCACAGGGATTGATATTATTATGATATTGCAAAAAATGCGTTTAAATCCTACCTCTTTTCATCTTGAAGTAGAAGGAACACGCGCAGAAGACCATCCAAGACGATATACAGATATTCATATTCATTATGCATTGGAAGGAGAGCTGCCAGAAGATAAGGTAATCCGAGCTATTCAGCTGTCAAAAGATAAGTATTGTTCTGTTTCTCAGTCACTAAATGCCAACATTACAGCAAGTTATTCAATTAACGGTGTTTCAGGCAAGCAACATATATAA
- the bioD gene encoding dethiobiotin synthase: MGSALFITGTGTDIGKTIVTSFLHKIFTRTGLKAKVFKPIQSGFDDKKQSYPDSNWFQKSIGDDQTGMYFFKPAVSPHLAEKLTGQKVNIEKIKQKLNELKELYDMVIVEGAGGLAVPLQEREHELYMTKDFIKELQIPVVLVSLCGLGSIHHAVTTAHYAINEGLEIKGVVFNQFDDQNFLHMDNVLMIQKLTGLPALAKLPYFRNLLPDLDEWISKHQFDEMIAKLKNKKEKTIKHTYKQ, from the coding sequence ATGGGAAGCGCTCTATTTATTACCGGAACAGGAACTGATATTGGAAAAACCATTGTTACGTCATTTTTACATAAAATATTTACTAGAACTGGATTAAAGGCAAAGGTTTTTAAACCAATTCAATCCGGATTTGATGATAAGAAACAAAGCTATCCGGATTCAAATTGGTTTCAAAAGTCGATAGGTGATGATCAAACAGGAATGTATTTTTTCAAGCCTGCTGTTTCTCCTCATTTGGCAGAAAAACTAACAGGACAAAAAGTGAATATAGAAAAAATAAAACAGAAGCTAAATGAATTAAAAGAACTATATGATATGGTCATTGTAGAAGGAGCAGGAGGATTGGCGGTTCCTCTTCAAGAGCGTGAACACGAGTTGTATATGACTAAAGATTTTATTAAGGAACTGCAAATACCTGTTGTATTAGTTTCTTTATGCGGTCTAGGAAGCATCCATCATGCTGTCACTACCGCTCATTATGCCATAAATGAAGGTTTGGAAATAAAGGGTGTCGTGTTTAACCAATTTGATGATCAAAACTTTCTGCACATGGATAATGTCTTAATGATTCAAAAATTAACGGGGCTGCCTGCCTTAGCAAAACTTCCATATTTTAGAAATCTTTTGCCTGATTTAGATGAGTGGATCAGTAAACATCAATTTGACGAGATGATCGCTAAATTGAAAAATAAGAAAGAAAAGACAATAAAGCATACATATAAACAATGA
- a CDS encoding biotin transporter BioY: protein MRTKNMTLAAIFAAMTAIGGFIKIPIPYVPFTLQIVAVFLAGCLLGSRLGALSQLLYVSIGLIGVPVFAEGGGLGYVLKPTFGYLIGFVLGAYVSGFIVERLKKHSIITLAAANFTALLLVYTIGCIWLYAAMKFVVEKPLTIKQTILYGFLIPVPGDIVLCMICSVLASKILARLSAFPTGKGVSA from the coding sequence ATGAGAACAAAAAATATGACCCTAGCAGCGATTTTTGCAGCTATGACAGCCATTGGGGGATTTATCAAAATTCCTATCCCGTATGTACCATTTACTTTACAAATTGTCGCTGTTTTTCTGGCAGGCTGTCTGCTTGGTTCGAGATTAGGAGCACTAAGCCAACTGTTGTATGTATCTATAGGCCTTATTGGAGTCCCTGTTTTTGCAGAAGGGGGAGGGCTTGGTTACGTTTTAAAGCCGACTTTTGGCTATTTGATCGGATTTGTTTTAGGAGCATATGTGAGTGGGTTTATTGTGGAGAGGTTGAAAAAACATTCAATTATAACGTTGGCTGCAGCCAATTTTACAGCCTTATTATTGGTATATACCATAGGTTGTATTTGGCTTTATGCTGCGATGAAATTTGTAGTTGAGAAGCCGCTGACGATTAAGCAAACGATCTTATATGGTTTTCTAATTCCCGTACCAGGCGACATCGTCCTCTGTATGATTTGCTCTGTTTTAGCGTCCAAAATCCTAGCACGTTTATCTGCATTTCCTACTGGGAAAGGTGTGTCGGCTTAA
- a CDS encoding MFS transporter translates to MASLKEKRMPLIILMINMFIAMVGIGLIIPVLPMFLEKFGVGGQAMGYLVAVFAFTQFSFSPIAGELSDKYGRKIPIVVGLLVFTVSQLIFAVGTEIWMLYVSRLLGGIGAAFLVPPMMAYVADITSEKERGKGMGLLGAFMSLGFVIGPGIGGFLAEIGLRVPFYTSTVISGVATILSFFMLPETLTKDAQMQARIMNRQKESLLHQLKKSFKAPYFILLVLVFTMTFGLSNFEAIFGLYVDEKFGFTPKDISIIITIGALIGVIIQSVFVDITLTRFGEKKVMYWTFLTSAASMLVLLMTGTFWSILGVTIIFFASTSLLRPALNTLLSKMAGTEQGFVAGMNNMYMSIGNMVGPALAGILFDVNVNFPYVVGAVILFISFCMLLTWKEGKSIATQAKPAG, encoded by the coding sequence ATGGCTTCTTTGAAAGAGAAACGAATGCCTTTAATCATCTTAATGATTAATATGTTCATTGCAATGGTTGGAATTGGGTTAATTATTCCAGTTTTGCCTATGTTCCTTGAAAAATTTGGAGTTGGCGGGCAGGCAATGGGATATTTAGTTGCCGTTTTCGCTTTCACTCAATTTTCATTTTCACCGATTGCCGGAGAATTGTCCGATAAATATGGCCGGAAGATCCCAATTGTTGTTGGTCTTCTTGTTTTCACAGTGTCTCAACTGATTTTTGCAGTTGGAACAGAAATTTGGATGCTTTATGTATCACGTCTTCTCGGTGGAATCGGGGCAGCTTTTTTGGTACCGCCAATGATGGCCTATGTAGCGGATATTACATCTGAAAAAGAACGAGGAAAAGGAATGGGGTTGCTTGGTGCCTTCATGTCATTAGGTTTTGTCATTGGACCGGGAATTGGAGGGTTTCTTGCAGAAATTGGATTAAGAGTACCATTTTATACTTCTACGGTTATTTCAGGAGTTGCTACTATCCTCTCATTTTTCATGTTGCCTGAAACGTTAACGAAAGATGCTCAAATGCAAGCGCGAATTATGAACCGGCAAAAAGAGTCATTGCTGCATCAATTGAAAAAATCATTTAAAGCACCTTATTTTATTCTGTTAGTTCTTGTGTTTACAATGACATTCGGATTATCGAATTTTGAAGCGATTTTTGGACTTTATGTAGATGAAAAGTTCGGATTTACCCCTAAGGATATTTCCATCATTATTACAATTGGTGCATTAATTGGGGTGATAATTCAATCAGTTTTCGTTGATATCACTTTGACACGCTTTGGTGAAAAAAAAGTGATGTATTGGACGTTCCTCACTTCCGCAGCATCCATGCTAGTTCTTTTAATGACAGGAACATTCTGGTCGATCTTAGGTGTTACAATCATATTTTTTGCATCTACTTCTCTCTTGCGTCCAGCACTGAATACTCTCCTTTCTAAAATGGCTGGTACAGAGCAAGGTTTTGTCGCAGGTATGAATAATATGTATATGAGTATCGGAAACATGGTCGGTCCTGCCCTTGCAGGAATATTATTTGATGTAAACGTAAACTTCCCTTATGTTGTTGGCGCTGTTATTCTTTTCATCAGTTTCTGTATGTTGTTGACTTGGAAGGAAGGTAAATCTATAGCAACTCAAGCGAAACCAGCAGGCTAG
- a CDS encoding glycosyltransferase family 2 protein, giving the protein MEIYHPINKPTFEPEKKKGIYIPITTKFWISHFLSLIWMFISIYLSFPWLEDLSSVIPLPAAILIITGISYIPGYMNAFLVFSLLLDKQPLFKNEHPTDPISILIAAYNEEDSIYNTIRYIDKQDYDGKIHVFVINNNSTDQTVKEIVRAKNDFNVHITLLNESKPGKFHALNKGLEHVTTPFVITLDADTLLHPSSIRYIVARLNSSPSNVCAVAGSVLVRNSRQNIWTRLQEWDYFIGIASIKRLQGLYQGTLVAQGAFSIYKTECIREVSGWPDAIGEDIVLTWRLLRNKWKVYFEPLAVAFTDVPTSLRHFAKQRSRWARGMIEGLKEIKPWKQPFVYTKYLTGINFIMPYLDVVYTFCWIPGLILALFGYFWIVGPYTLFVLPLTLISYSLLYYYQRNYVFKKLNLKIRKNKKGFIIFILFYQMIMSPISVLGYFQEFFGLKRIWK; this is encoded by the coding sequence ATGGAAATTTATCATCCAATAAATAAACCAACATTTGAACCTGAAAAAAAGAAGGGTATATATATTCCAATAACAACTAAGTTTTGGATCAGTCATTTCCTTTCATTAATATGGATGTTTATCTCAATCTATCTTTCTTTTCCATGGTTAGAAGATTTATCATCTGTTATTCCACTTCCTGCAGCGATCTTGATCATTACAGGAATATCTTATATTCCTGGTTATATGAACGCTTTCTTGGTTTTTAGTTTGTTATTAGATAAACAACCTTTATTTAAAAATGAACATCCAACCGATCCTATTTCCATTCTAATTGCAGCTTATAATGAAGAAGACTCGATTTATAACACGATAAGATATATCGATAAACAAGATTATGATGGAAAAATACATGTGTTCGTAATCAATAATAATTCCACAGATCAAACAGTTAAAGAAATAGTAAGAGCTAAAAACGATTTCAATGTCCATATAACTCTTTTAAACGAATCGAAGCCAGGCAAATTTCATGCATTAAATAAAGGATTGGAGCATGTAACCACTCCTTTTGTCATTACATTAGATGCTGATACATTACTCCATCCTTCCTCCATTAGATATATAGTTGCTAGATTAAATAGCAGCCCTTCCAACGTATGTGCAGTTGCTGGCTCTGTGTTAGTGAGAAATAGTCGTCAAAACATCTGGACAAGATTGCAAGAGTGGGACTACTTCATAGGGATCGCATCAATAAAACGATTACAAGGTTTATATCAAGGAACTTTAGTTGCACAAGGTGCCTTCAGCATTTATAAAACGGAATGTATTAGGGAAGTAAGTGGCTGGCCTGATGCTATTGGGGAAGATATCGTCTTAACATGGCGTCTCTTAAGAAATAAATGGAAGGTTTATTTTGAGCCTTTGGCAGTAGCGTTTACGGATGTTCCAACTTCTTTACGACATTTTGCAAAACAACGCTCTAGATGGGCAAGAGGAATGATCGAAGGTCTAAAAGAAATAAAGCCTTGGAAGCAGCCTTTCGTATACACGAAGTATTTAACCGGCATCAACTTCATCATGCCTTATTTAGATGTAGTTTATACTTTTTGTTGGATACCTGGACTTATTCTGGCTTTATTCGGATATTTCTGGATAGTAGGTCCTTATACATTGTTTGTCCTCCCTCTCACATTAATTAGCTATAGCTTGCTATATTACTATCAGCGAAATTATGTATTTAAGAAACTGAATTTAAAAATAAGGAAAAATAAAAAAGGATTTATCATCTTTATTTTGTTTTACCAGATGATTATGTCCCCTATCTCAGTTTTGGGATATTTTCAAGAATTTTTTGGATTAAAACGTATATGGAAGTAA
- a CDS encoding ABC transporter ATP-binding protein has product MVLQLENVWLNRDGTWILKDINWNVKKGEHWVLFGLNGAGKTALLDLINAYYFPTKGKTIVLGKEFGKVPLEPDLRRKIGLVSSSLQQKFYDTDNAFEIVLSGAYASIGLYETPTDEIRQKAVSLLKKFGCFDYANREYSTLSQGERQRVLIARALMADPELLILDEPTNGLDFIARELLLEDIERIAAAPDGPTLLYVTHHVEEILPVFSKILLLKKGEVFASGKISELISEQVLSEFMEFPVNVMWSNDRPLLSKSKREKVYD; this is encoded by the coding sequence ATGGTTTTACAGTTAGAAAATGTATGGCTGAATAGAGATGGAACATGGATCTTAAAGGATATTAATTGGAATGTGAAAAAAGGGGAGCATTGGGTTTTATTTGGGTTAAATGGTGCCGGTAAAACGGCATTGTTAGATTTAATCAATGCCTATTATTTTCCGACGAAAGGGAAAACGATCGTACTTGGGAAAGAGTTTGGTAAAGTGCCGCTTGAACCGGACCTTCGGAGAAAAATTGGACTTGTTTCTTCTTCCTTGCAGCAAAAATTTTACGATACCGACAATGCTTTTGAAATCGTACTAAGTGGTGCGTATGCTTCAATAGGGCTATATGAGACACCAACCGATGAAATCAGACAAAAAGCCGTTTCATTGTTAAAAAAGTTCGGATGCTTTGATTATGCAAATAGAGAATATAGCACTCTGTCACAAGGCGAAAGGCAACGTGTTTTAATTGCTCGAGCTCTCATGGCTGATCCTGAATTACTAATTTTAGATGAACCAACCAACGGCCTTGATTTTATTGCAAGGGAGCTGCTTTTAGAAGATATTGAAAGAATTGCTGCGGCACCAGACGGACCAACTCTTCTTTACGTTACCCATCATGTGGAAGAGATTTTACCCGTATTTAGTAAAATCCTTTTATTAAAAAAAGGAGAAGTATTTGCCTCTGGAAAAATAAGTGAATTGATATCAGAACAAGTACTTTCAGAATTTATGGAGTTTCCGGTGAATGTCATGTGGAGCAATGATAGACCACTATTGTCAAAGAGTAAAAGAGAAAAGGTATATGATTAA
- a CDS encoding DMT family transporter, giving the protein MIIFNFFIMCFIFGTTFLAIKIGVDAGAPPFMSSGIRFFLAGFVLFIMMMKKGKAKISLLVRKEMLLSGLGLTFGTFATLYWAEQYVNSGIAAVLSATGPMMILLIQTFIFREKFSNKSLIGCIIGFTGVILLLSSSFTYEASLHWILGCIMILLGEVSYACGALYSKRVIGIFKETSPIALNAAQMMYGGALLFVLSLFTEKIAVDSMISVKVIGSLLYLIIIGSMVGHSLFYWLVANTNPVFPSTWLYISPLIAITLGSLLNHEAITWLMAVGAVTIICGTIFVNLDSLQKAMKKKTSPF; this is encoded by the coding sequence ATGATTATTTTTAATTTTTTCATCATGTGTTTTATTTTTGGGACTACTTTTTTAGCAATAAAAATAGGAGTGGATGCAGGTGCTCCCCCATTTATGTCATCGGGGATCCGATTTTTTCTAGCAGGTTTCGTTCTATTTATTATGATGATGAAAAAAGGGAAAGCGAAAATATCGCTTCTAGTTCGAAAGGAAATGTTATTGTCAGGTTTAGGTTTAACCTTTGGTACGTTTGCGACCTTATATTGGGCAGAACAATATGTTAATTCAGGGATTGCAGCTGTATTATCTGCTACAGGCCCCATGATGATTTTATTAATCCAAACATTTATTTTCCGCGAAAAATTTAGCAACAAATCATTAATAGGATGTATCATTGGATTTACTGGAGTTATTTTATTGCTATCATCTAGCTTTACATATGAAGCTAGTCTGCATTGGATTCTTGGGTGCATCATGATTTTGCTGGGAGAAGTCAGTTATGCGTGTGGAGCATTATATTCCAAACGTGTGATTGGAATCTTTAAGGAAACATCGCCGATTGCATTGAATGCAGCTCAAATGATGTATGGAGGAGCACTTCTCTTTGTTTTATCATTGTTTACTGAAAAGATCGCTGTCGATTCCATGATATCCGTGAAAGTGATCGGTTCTCTCCTTTATTTAATTATTATTGGGTCCATGGTTGGACATAGTTTATTTTATTGGCTTGTTGCCAACACAAACCCTGTTTTCCCATCTACATGGCTATATATTTCTCCTCTTATCGCTATAACTTTGGGTTCACTTTTGAATCATGAGGCAATCACATGGTTAATGGCAGTTGGTGCTGTGACGATTATCTGCGGGACTATATTTGTTAATTTAGATTCCTTGCAAAAGGCAATGAAAAAAAAAACCAGTCCTTTCTAA